A genomic stretch from Desulfolutivibrio sulfodismutans DSM 3696 includes:
- a CDS encoding hydrogenase iron-sulfur subunit, whose amino-acid sequence MASPKAYRPNIVAFFCRWCSYGAADLAGSLRLRYPVDIRIIRVPCSGSMSPQYLLYALMQGADGVWVSGCHPGDCHYRIGNMHARRRLTLLHNLLDYVGIEQQRLLFTWIAASEAHKLQKEAEDFVAAVSALGPARRLVKTLETCAI is encoded by the coding sequence ATGGCCAGCCCGAAAGCCTATCGGCCCAACATTGTGGCCTTTTTTTGTCGATGGTGTTCCTATGGGGCGGCCGATCTGGCTGGCTCCCTGCGTCTGCGCTATCCCGTGGACATCCGCATCATCCGCGTCCCCTGCTCGGGCAGCATGAGCCCCCAGTATCTGCTCTACGCCCTCATGCAGGGCGCCGACGGCGTCTGGGTTTCAGGTTGCCATCCCGGGGACTGCCACTACCGTATCGGCAACATGCATGCCAGACGCCGCCTGACGCTTTTGCATAACCTCCTGGACTATGTCGGCATCGAGCAACAGCGCCTGCTGTTCACCTGGATCGCCGCCTCCGAGGCCCACAAGCTCCAAAAGGAGGCCGAGGACTTCGTGGCTGCGGTTTCCGCGCTGGGACCGGCCAGACGCCTGGTCAAGACCCTGGAGACCTGCGCCATATGA